One Lolium rigidum isolate FL_2022 unplaced genomic scaffold, APGP_CSIRO_Lrig_0.1 contig_53382_1, whole genome shotgun sequence genomic window carries:
- the LOC124681722 gene encoding homeobox-leucine zipper protein ROC3, whose protein sequence is MFGDCQVLSSMAAMAGGSSSADALFASPLMQPSSHNHAGALAGFMSSSSGMPFHHHHHHFSTNLIPKEEGIMGGIHLAKDEDLDLDMEMELSAGSGSGHLDGLLSFADVDDERDHKPQHSEPDAAHHNNSSAAVPAGPGGNGKKKRYHRHTAHQIQQMEALFKECPHPDDKQRLKLSQELGLKPRQVKFWFQNRRTQMKAQQDRADNVVLRAENEALKTDNFRLQAAIRNVVCPSCGQAAVIGDMSYEEQNLRIENARLKDELDRLACIATRSYGGRQPVMSSASAMSGMSAPPSMLMTPLDLDMNVYSRHFGEQPHGAMDLMVMQQQMAAGGHGAAPSYMQQQMAPVVVQEQDRQLVLDLASTAADHLTKMCRAGEPLWAARHHAPGDVMDADEHARMFSWPGDAAKQQHGDPAHPARIEGTRDSAVVIMNSITLVDAFLDANKWMELFPSIVCKARTIQVIHSGAASGHLGSGSLILMQAEVQFLSPLVPAREVVFFRYCVHNAEEGSWSIVDFPADGFQEELLQQQQTTSLVRCRRRPSGCIIQDAPNGYSRVVWVEHMEVVGEEKPLQPVFRDHVAGGAAFGATRWASVLQRQCERLASELARNIADQGVIRTPEARTNMMKLSQRMITAFCANISASSSQSWTALSDSTEDTIRITTRKNTEPGQPSGVILTAVSTSWLPYSHQQVFELLADEQQRCQLEILSNGGSLHEVAHIANGSHPRNCISLLRINAASNSSQNVELLLQESSTHPDGGSLVVFATVDVDAIQVTMSGEDPSYIPLLPMGFAIFPATNPSSASTSANTSHGESNPGTADEPTNGCLLTVGMQVLASAVPSAKLNLSSVTSINSHICNTIHQITTALKGGGASRAEPASGGSDQ, encoded by the exons ATGTTTGGGGACTGCCAGGTGCTCTCGTCGATGGCGGCCATGGCTGGGGGCTCATCCTCCGCCGACGCGCTCTTCGCCTCGCCGCTCATGCAGCCCAGCAGCCACAACCATGCTGGCGCGCTCGCCGGATTCATGTCCTCGTCTTCCGGCATGcccttccaccaccaccaccaccacttctcAACCAACCTCATACCT AAGGAGGAGGGCATCATGGGCGGGATCCACCTGGCCAAGGACGAGGACCTGGACCTCGACATGGAGATGGAGCTCAGCGCCGGCTCCGGCAGCGGCCACCTCGACGGCCTGCTCAGCTTCGCCGACGTCGACGACGAAAGGGACCACAAGCCGCAGCACAGCGAGCCGGACGCAGCCCACCACAACAACTCCTCGGCGGCGGTCCCAGCCGGGCCCGGCGGAAACGGCAAGAAGAAGCGGTACCACCGCCACACCGCGCACCAGATCCAGCAGATGGAGGC GCTCTTCAAGGAGTGCCCGCACCCGGACGACAAGCAGCGCCTCAAGCTCAGCCAGGAGCTGGGGCTCAAGCCCCGCCAGGTCAAGTTCTGGTTCCAGAACCGCCGCACGCAGATGAAGGCGCAGCAGGACCGCGCGGACAACGTCGTCCTCCGCGCAGAGAACGAGGCGCTCAAGACCGACAACTTCCGCCTCCAGGCCGCCATCCGCAACGTCGTCTGCCCCAGCTGCGGCCAGGCCGCAGTCATCGGGGACATGTCCTACGAGGAGCAGAACCTGCGCATCGAGAACGCAAGGCTCAAGGACGAG CTGGACCGCTTGGCGTGCATCGCCACCCGCTCCTACGGCGGGCGCCAGCCGGTAATGTCGTCCGCGTCCGCAATGAGCGGGATGTCGGCGCCGCCGTCGATGCTCATGACGCCGCTCGACCTCGACATGAACGTCTACTCGCGGCACTTCGGCGAGCAGCCGCACGGCGCAATGGACCTCATGGTCATGCAGCAGCAGATGGCCGCCGGCGGGCACGGCGCCGCGCCTTCGTACATGCAGCAGCAGATGGCGCCCGTCGTCGTCCAGGAGCAGGACAGGCAGCTGGTGCTGGACCTTGCCTCGACGGCCGCCGACCACCTCACCAAGATGTGCCGCGCCGGCGAGCCGCTCTGGGCAGCGCGCCACCACGCCCCTGGCGACGTCATGGACGCCGACGAGCACGCGCGTATGTTCAGCTGGCCCGGCGACGCCGCGAAGCAGCAGCACGGCGACCCCGCCCACCCGGCGAGGATTGAAGGGACGCGTGACAGCGCCGTCGTCATCATGAACAGCATCACGTTGGTCGATGCCTTCCTCGATGCG AACAAGTGGATGGAGCTGTTTCCTTCGATCGTGTGCAAGGCAAGAACCATTCAGGTGATACACAGCGGAGCTGCTTCCGGCCATCTCGGCAGTGGATCTCTCATCTTG ATGCAAGCCGAGGTGCAGTTCCTGTCTCCACTGGTGCCGGCGCGTGAGGTGGTCTTCTTCCGGTACTGCGTGCACAATGCGGAAGAGGGGAGCTGGTCCATCGTCGACTTCCCAGCAGACGGTTTCCAGGAGGAGCTTCTCCAGCAGCAGCAGACCACCTCGCTGGTCCggtgccgccgccggccgtcgggCTGCATCATCCAGGACGCGCCCAATGGCTACTCCAGG GTGGTGTGGGTGGAGCACATGGAGGTGGTTGGGGAGGAGAAGCCGCTGCAGCCGGTGTTCAGGGACCacgtcgccggcggcgccgcgtTTGGGGCCACGCGGTGGGCCTCCGTCCTCCAGCGCCAATGCGAGCGCCTCGCTAGCGAACTCGCCCGCAACATCGCAGACCAAGGAG TTATCCGCACCCCGGAGGCGAGGACAAATATGATGAAGCTGTCTCAGAGGATGATAACTGCCTTCTGTGCTAACATCAGTGCATCCAGTAGCCAATCTTGGACGGCGCTATCCGATTCTACAGAGGACACAATCAGGATCACAACAAGAAAGAACACTGAGCCAGGGCAACCCAGCGGTGTCATCCTCACGGCTGTCTCCACAAGCTGGCTTCCGTACAGCCATCAGCAGGTGTTTGAGCTTCTTGCAGATGAGCAACAGCGCTGTCAG CTTGAAATTTTGTCAAATGGGGGCTCACTTCATGAGGTGGCACATATTGCAAACGGATCCCACCCAAGAAATTGCATTTCTCTTCTTCGCATAAAT GCTGCAAGCAACTCATCACAGAATGTGGAGCTCCTGCTGCAGGAGAGCAGCACCCACCCTGATGGTGGAAGCCTTGTGGTGTTTGCAACTGTGGATGTTGATGCTATCCAAGTGACAATGAGCGGGGAGGACCCTTCCTACATCCCTCTCCTCCCCATGGGCTTTGCCATCTTCCCAGCTACCAACCCTTCATCTGCATCCACCAGTGCAAACACCAGCCATGGCGAAAGTAATCCAGGTACGGCAGATGAACCCACCAATGGCTGCCTCCTCACCGTCGGCATGCAGGTGCTAGCAAGTGCCGTACCTTCAGCCAAGCTCAACCTCTCAAGTGTCACCTCAATCAACAGCCATATCTGCAACACCATTCACCAGATTACAACAGCACTTAAGGGTGGAGGAGCTAGCCGGGCTGAGCCGGCATCTGGAGGTTCTGACCAGTAG